caaaaaaaaaaaaaaaaaagaaaaaaaaagaaaagaaaagaaaaaaaaaaggaaatgagccaggaaggaaaattaatttgGGGTCTTTGGAATTAAAGTAATTCACCATTTTACCATACATGGCGTTGTGGGGTGAGATATAAATCTATTGcttttaaaagagtaatttttGTAATAACTCTGTGTCAATGTTTTCTTTAACTAAAAGACAGTCTATTCGTGTGATTTTCCTCATAACGAGTTCTGTTTGAGCTTTAATTTCTTGATTGACTCTGTTATGTTTTTCCAGTAGATTGTGATTTGTCTCTTAATGAGGAAGGGATAGACGTGACTCAGCAAAAGAGgtagcttttcttcttttaacaacCCTTTGTAGAGCTGCCTTCATGGCTTTGTTTCTCAGGCTATAGATCATCGGATTAAGTGTGGGAGGCAGAACAGTATAAAAAAGAGTAAGCAAAAAGTCTAATGCAGTTGGAGAGTCAGAATGTGGCTTCAGAAACTCAAAGGCACCAGTAGAGAGAAACAGTGTGACCACAGCTAGATGGGGGAGGCAAGTGGCAAAGGCCTTGGCTCTCCCCTCGGCAGATGGGATCCTCAGCACAGTAGAGAATATGCGTGTGTAGGAGAATCCAATGGAGAGGAAGCAAAGAAGTACCACCAAGGACAGAAAGGCCGTGACCCCAAGCTCACTGACATATTCATCAGAACAGGCGAGTTTTAGGAGCTGGGGAACCTCACAGAAGAACTGGTGGATGACGTTGGCACCACAGAAGTGGATGGAGAAAGTAGCAGATGTATGCATAACTCCAGAGACGACTCCACTGATCCAGACGGCTAGGATTCCGTGAATACAGGTGTTGACATTCATGATGATTTCATAGCGCAGGGGAaggcagatggccacgtagcgatcATAGGACATCACTGTGAGCATGGCCAGCTCAGCAGATGCACAGAGAACAAAAGCCAGACATTGCAGTATGCATTCCCAGAGGGAAATACTGCTAGTATGCCTGAAAGAGTTACAAATGGACCTTGGTACCGTCACAGAGATATAGCATATATCTAAGAAGGAAAGATgtttgaggaagaaatacataggggAGTAGAGACTGTCATCCATGGAAGTTGCAGCGATAATGAGTGTGTTGCCAGTTAAAGCCACTAAGTATAAGACTAAGAACAGAGAGGCCCATAAGACTTCTAGCTCAGGCTTGGCAGAAAATCCCATGAGGAGAAACCCACTCACTGTAGTGAAATTGGCCATGTTCCTTCTCAGTTTCCAAGGAGGCTGCTGGCTGCA
The Sus scrofa isolate TJ Tabasco breed Duroc unplaced genomic scaffold, Sscrofa11.1 Contig559, whole genome shotgun sequence genome window above contains:
- the LOC110258918 gene encoding olfactory receptor 14J1-like, which encodes MANFTTVSGFLLMGFSAKPELEVLWASLFLVLYLVALTGNTLIIAATSMDDSLYSPMYFFLKHLSFLDICYISVTVPRSICNSFRHTSSISLWECILQCLAFVLCASAELAMLTVMSYDRYVAICLPLRYEIIMNVNTCIHGILAVWISGVVSGVMHTSATFSIHFCGANVIHQFFCEVPQLLKLACSDEYVSELGVTAFLSLVVLLCFLSIGFSYTRIFSTVLRIPSAEGRAKAFATCLPHLAVVTLFLSTGAFEFLKPHSDSPTALDFLLTLFYTVLPPTLNPMIYSLRNKAMKAALQRVVKRRKATSFAESRLSLPH